From a single Rutidosis leptorrhynchoides isolate AG116_Rl617_1_P2 chromosome 5, CSIRO_AGI_Rlap_v1, whole genome shotgun sequence genomic region:
- the LOC139848943 gene encoding uncharacterized protein, giving the protein MAGEGESSKNSQVPLIIHSEGVFNAGITLTESNYDVWSQLMEMHIAEREKLSFIRGKPAPPAESEVGYEKWYAENQKVKRWLLMSMKPEIMKRYVRLPTAYAIWTALAKAFYDGSDELQIFSLNQKAFGAKQSGRSLSEFYGELTEIFQELDHRDKVIMKDPEDVEAYKKSVERLRVHILLAGLDDCFEQIRGDILRKESIPTLEECYAILRREANRQTTFKGDSENTENVAMVARNKPRGSRVGERPN; this is encoded by the coding sequence ATGGCTGGTGAAGGTGAATCTTCAAAGAATAGCCAGGTTCCTCTCATAATACATTCTGAAGGAGTATTCAATGCAGGAATTACTCTTACCGAATCCAACTATGATGTCTGGTCACAGTTGATGGAGATGCATATCGCGGAAAGAGAAAAACTCTCTTTTATTCGAGGAAAACCTGCACCACCTGCAGAATCTGAAGTGGGTTACGAAAAGTGGTATGCTGAAAATCAGAAAGTTAAAAGATGGCTATTAATGTCTATGAAGCCCGAAATCATGAAACGCTATGTCCGGTTACCAACTGCCTATGCAATCTGGACAGCCCTTGCAAAAGCGTTTTATGATGGAAGCGACGAATTGCAGATTTTCTCTCTGAATCAGAAGGCTTTTGGGGCTAAACAAAGTGGAAGATCTCTCTCGGAATTTTATGGTGAACTCACCGAAATCTTTCAAGAATTAGATCATAGAGACAAAGTTATTATGAAGGATCCTGAAGATGTTGAAGCATACAAGAAATCTGTTGAAAGACTTAGAGTGCACATTCTCCTTGCTGGACTTGACGATTGTTTTGAACAAATCCGGGGAGATATCCTACGAAAGGAGTCAATTCCAACTTTAGAAGAATGTTATGCTATTCTTCGCCGTGAAGCCAATCGTCAAACCACCTTCAAGGGTGATTCTGAAAACACAGAGAATGTAGCAATGGTGGCCCGAAATAAGCCAAGAGGTAGCCGTGTTGGTGAAAGACCTAACTAG